One stretch of Pararhizobium qamdonense DNA includes these proteins:
- a CDS encoding mechanosensitive ion channel family protein: protein MMSKCFAILLCLSMFAASGPLMAQQPAAQATPQQQPAGQATPQQPSGQATPQQTAAAAAASPQAQASAQLEEARKNLARLTDQTNAAKDDDSRLAELKVEVEAATKQIIAISVATRPRLDEIKARLAELGDPPADGAPPETDVVAQERKRLLAERGEINALTGTAEDLSIQATKLSNGITATRRALFSNTLLKHTDINGPMVMDAMASLTLERQAFARTVGSWLTFAWNFKRLQLLSALFLSLCAALVLLLGTRKLFFPLIHREVLSEEPGYITRLSVAFWSTMIPTVAMAVFAATSYFFLQAFKVLRPDIAPIISITLAICVALLFVSTLSNAVLAPKQRAWRLVRVSDRGARLLALSIFAMALVNGLDYLAGAISEVMGSPVVLTVVKSLIATIIIGLILMAMALIKPIVPKGDSLDARGKPWPRAVSLLFVSSGILLIVAALAGYVGLARFIATQIVMTGAILVTMYIGILTGKAVAKQNALADTVVGRYLEKRFRMEQVALDQTGLAAGLGIYVLVVLFFIPLILLQWGFQTADIEAWAYRIFTDINIGSIKISIVGILAGILLFAAGYVVTRWLQRWLDGNVMARSRVDTGVRNSVKTGIGYLGIGLAGLIGISAAGFDLSNLALVAGALSLGVGFGLQNIVSNFVSGLILLVERPFKVGDWVVTGTTEGFVKRISVRATEIETFQRQTIMVPNSLFINASVGNWTHKNKLGRSDIPVIVSYDSTPRLVMDTLLQIAAGHSLVLKNPEPQAVFTAFGDETMTFELRVFLADIVNGNGVRNDLRLAIYERFKDEGLGAPFSKEELEPETLPPGPEADAETLKAEAAGPPAATPQPIEAFKRSGTQRRPRRVTADGAAE, encoded by the coding sequence ATGATGTCGAAATGTTTTGCCATCCTTCTCTGTTTGTCGATGTTTGCCGCATCCGGGCCTCTCATGGCGCAGCAGCCAGCCGCGCAGGCGACGCCGCAGCAGCAGCCGGCCGGACAGGCCACGCCGCAACAACCTTCGGGACAAGCGACGCCGCAGCAAACGGCAGCAGCAGCGGCCGCTAGTCCGCAGGCGCAGGCATCCGCGCAGCTCGAAGAGGCGCGCAAGAACCTGGCACGGCTGACCGACCAGACCAACGCTGCCAAGGATGACGATAGCCGTCTTGCCGAGTTGAAGGTCGAGGTCGAGGCGGCGACCAAGCAGATCATCGCGATATCGGTCGCCACCCGGCCACGGCTCGATGAAATCAAGGCGCGTCTGGCAGAACTCGGCGATCCGCCGGCCGATGGCGCGCCGCCCGAGACGGATGTCGTGGCGCAGGAGCGCAAGCGCCTTTTGGCAGAGCGCGGCGAAATCAACGCGCTCACTGGAACGGCGGAGGACCTGTCTATCCAGGCCACCAAGCTGTCGAATGGCATCACCGCCACACGGCGTGCCCTGTTCAGCAACACGCTCCTCAAGCATACCGATATCAACGGCCCGATGGTCATGGACGCGATGGCCTCGCTGACGCTGGAGCGGCAGGCCTTTGCGCGCACCGTCGGCAGCTGGTTGACCTTTGCGTGGAATTTCAAGCGGCTGCAGCTGCTGAGCGCCTTGTTTCTGTCCCTTTGCGCAGCGCTCGTCCTGTTGCTCGGCACGCGAAAACTGTTTTTCCCGCTGATCCATCGTGAGGTTCTCAGCGAAGAGCCGGGCTATATCACCCGCCTGTCGGTAGCCTTCTGGTCGACGATGATCCCGACGGTGGCGATGGCGGTGTTTGCGGCCACCAGCTATTTCTTCCTGCAGGCCTTCAAGGTCCTGCGGCCCGATATCGCGCCGATCATTTCGATCACGCTGGCAATCTGCGTCGCGCTGCTGTTTGTTTCGACCCTGTCGAATGCGGTGCTGGCGCCCAAGCAGAGGGCCTGGCGGCTGGTGCGGGTTTCGGATCGCGGTGCACGCCTCTTGGCGCTGTCGATCTTTGCCATGGCCCTCGTCAATGGTCTCGACTATCTCGCCGGTGCGATCAGCGAGGTCATGGGCTCGCCCGTGGTCCTGACCGTCGTCAAAAGCCTGATCGCCACGATCATCATCGGTCTCATCCTGATGGCGATGGCGTTGATCAAGCCGATCGTTCCGAAAGGCGATAGTCTCGATGCGCGCGGCAAGCCATGGCCGCGGGCGGTGTCGCTGTTGTTCGTGTCGAGCGGCATATTGCTGATCGTGGCCGCGCTCGCCGGCTATGTGGGGCTTGCCCGCTTCATCGCCACGCAGATCGTGATGACCGGTGCCATTCTGGTGACGATGTATATCGGCATCCTCACCGGTAAGGCCGTTGCCAAGCAGAATGCGCTCGCCGACACGGTGGTCGGCCGCTATCTCGAAAAGCGCTTCCGGATGGAACAGGTTGCGCTCGACCAGACTGGTCTGGCGGCCGGACTGGGGATCTATGTCCTGGTGGTGCTGTTCTTCATTCCGCTGATCCTGTTGCAATGGGGCTTCCAGACCGCCGATATCGAGGCATGGGCCTACCGGATCTTTACCGACATCAATATTGGCAGCATCAAGATCTCCATTGTCGGCATCCTGGCCGGGATCCTGCTGTTTGCCGCCGGTTACGTGGTGACGCGCTGGCTCCAGCGCTGGCTCGACGGCAATGTGATGGCGCGAAGCCGCGTCGATACCGGCGTGCGAAACTCCGTCAAGACCGGCATCGGCTATCTCGGCATTGGCCTGGCCGGCCTGATCGGCATTTCTGCGGCGGGGTTCGACCTGTCGAACCTGGCGCTGGTTGCCGGTGCCCTGTCTCTCGGCGTCGGTTTCGGCCTGCAGAACATCGTCTCCAATTTCGTCTCGGGCCTCATCCTTCTGGTCGAACGGCCGTTCAAGGTCGGAGACTGGGTGGTGACCGGCACGACGGAAGGCTTCGTCAAGCGCATCTCGGTTCGAGCGACCGAGATCGAGACCTTCCAGCGCCAGACGATCATGGTGCCGAACTCGCTGTTCATCAATGCGTCTGTCGGCAACTGGACGCATAAGAACAAGCTCGGCCGCTCGGACATTCCCGTCATTGTCAGCTATGACAGTACGCCAAGGCTGGTGATGGATACGCTGTTGCAAATTGCGGCGGGTCATTCGCTCGTATTGAAAAACCCAGAACCGCAGGCTGTTTTCACTGCTTTCGGCGACGAGACAATGACCTTCGAATTGCGGGTATTCCTTGCCGATATCGTCAATGGCAACGGTGTGCGCAACGATCTGCGGCTAGCGATCTACGAACGTTTCAAGGACGAGGGGCTTGGGGCACCGTTTTCCAAGGAGGAACTGGAGCCAGAAACGCTGCCGCCGGGACCGGAGGCCGATGCCGAAACTCTGAAAGCCGAGGCCGCCGGGCCGCCTGCGGCAACGCCACAGCCCATCGAGGCTTTCAAACGCAGCGGCACGCAACGGCGCCCGCGCCGGGTGACCGCTGACGGGGCGGCCGAATAG
- a CDS encoding GcvT family protein, which produces MAEFPQKAKVVIIGLGGIVGASIAHHLIERGWDDIVGIDKSGIPTDIGSTAHASDFCYTTSHDYLSVWTTQYSIDFYEKMGHYARIGGLEVARTGDDTWMEEIKRKLSSAKAFGTRAHYVSPAEIKQMFPLIEEDQVMGGLFDPDAGLVIPRSQTVAGKLVDAAEKSGKLQVYGNTPAKSLIVEGGRIKGVVTHRGTIMADHVIVCAGIWGRLIAEMVGEDLPVMPVDHPLTFFGPYNEFEGTGKEIGFPLLRDQGNSAYMRDTGDPKTTEGGQIEWGYYETTNPRLCHPRDILEKHEARLSPSQRDLDMEQIIEPLERAMELTPILGELGYNESHSFNGLLQVSAGGGASCGESQKVRGLWYCVAIWVKDGPGYGKLIADWMTDGRTEVDHNSIDYARFYPHQLEEKFIEGRTYEAAQKIYFPAVHNREPYASGRGVKRSPFHEREKELGGYFMELGGWERAHGYAANEHLLEKYGDKVPVRENEWDNRHFWRVSNAEHLAMTDDCGIVNLSHFHMVDIEGPDHVELLEWLCAAKIGGDGNIGKGIYTHFLDDEGMVRADFTVIRMADRCRLINGADAGPRDFHYMRRVAQDRGLDVTIIDVTEKFITIGIWGPNARETLKKVVADPSGLDPENFAFAAIKPIEIGGKPVTAFRISYVGEQGWELHMKYEDGLAVWDALRATGVMAFGVETYANSRRMEKSLRLQNADLLTQYNLIEADLARPKVKEADFRGKAKHLEYKAREHQPAMLCTLVMTENADKTGVKRYPLGNLPVMDPETGDVLIDDLGRRSYTTSIAFGPTIGKNIALAYLPQAYCQVGRKLNIEYFAETYPVEVVGIGYKPLYDPENLKPKS; this is translated from the coding sequence ATGGCAGAATTTCCGCAAAAGGCGAAGGTCGTTATCATCGGGTTGGGAGGGATCGTCGGCGCGTCGATCGCCCATCACCTGATCGAGCGTGGCTGGGATGATATCGTCGGCATCGACAAGTCGGGCATTCCGACGGATATCGGCTCGACTGCGCATGCCTCCGACTTCTGCTACACGACGAGCCACGATTACCTCTCGGTCTGGACGACCCAGTATTCGATCGATTTCTACGAGAAGATGGGCCATTACGCCCGCATTGGCGGCCTGGAAGTGGCGCGCACCGGCGACGATACCTGGATGGAAGAGATCAAGCGCAAGCTGTCCTCCGCCAAGGCGTTCGGCACCCGCGCGCATTATGTTTCGCCTGCGGAAATCAAGCAGATGTTCCCGCTGATCGAGGAAGATCAGGTGATGGGCGGCCTGTTCGATCCGGATGCGGGCCTGGTCATCCCGCGCTCGCAGACGGTTGCGGGCAAGCTCGTTGACGCGGCGGAGAAATCCGGCAAGCTTCAGGTCTATGGCAACACGCCGGCCAAGTCGTTGATTGTCGAGGGCGGCCGTATCAAGGGCGTCGTCACCCATCGCGGCACGATCATGGCCGATCATGTCATCGTCTGTGCCGGCATCTGGGGCCGCCTGATCGCCGAAATGGTCGGTGAAGACCTGCCGGTCATGCCGGTCGATCACCCGCTCACATTCTTCGGTCCCTACAACGAGTTTGAAGGCACCGGCAAGGAGATCGGCTTTCCGCTGCTGCGCGACCAGGGCAACTCCGCCTATATGCGCGACACCGGCGATCCGAAGACGACGGAGGGCGGCCAGATCGAGTGGGGTTACTACGAGACCACCAATCCGCGCCTCTGCCATCCGCGCGACATCCTGGAAAAGCACGAGGCACGCCTGTCGCCGTCGCAGCGCGATCTCGACATGGAACAGATCATCGAGCCGCTCGAGCGCGCCATGGAGCTGACGCCGATCCTCGGCGAGCTCGGCTATAATGAGAGCCATTCCTTCAACGGCCTGCTGCAGGTTTCCGCCGGCGGTGGCGCTTCCTGCGGCGAGAGCCAGAAGGTGCGGGGCCTTTGGTACTGCGTCGCCATCTGGGTGAAGGACGGTCCCGGCTACGGCAAGCTCATTGCCGACTGGATGACCGACGGCCGCACCGAGGTCGATCACAATTCGATCGACTATGCACGCTTCTACCCGCATCAGCTGGAAGAAAAGTTCATCGAAGGCCGCACCTACGAGGCGGCGCAGAAAATCTATTTCCCGGCCGTGCACAATCGCGAGCCCTATGCTTCCGGCCGTGGCGTCAAGCGCTCGCCGTTCCACGAGCGCGAAAAGGAGCTTGGCGGCTATTTCATGGAACTCGGCGGCTGGGAGCGTGCCCATGGCTACGCCGCCAACGAGCATCTCCTGGAAAAATACGGCGACAAGGTTCCTGTGCGCGAGAACGAATGGGACAACCGCCACTTCTGGCGCGTGTCCAATGCCGAGCATCTGGCGATGACCGACGATTGCGGTATCGTCAACCTCTCGCATTTCCACATGGTGGATATCGAGGGGCCGGATCACGTCGAGCTGCTCGAATGGCTGTGTGCTGCGAAGATCGGTGGCGACGGCAATATCGGCAAGGGCATCTACACCCACTTCCTCGATGACGAAGGCATGGTGCGGGCTGACTTTACCGTCATCCGCATGGCCGACCGGTGCCGCCTGATCAACGGCGCCGATGCGGGCCCGCGCGACTTCCACTATATGCGCCGTGTCGCGCAGGATCGTGGCCTTGATGTCACCATCATCGATGTCACCGAAAAATTCATCACCATCGGCATCTGGGGACCGAATGCACGCGAGACGCTGAAGAAAGTCGTTGCCGATCCGTCGGGCCTCGATCCGGAAAACTTCGCCTTTGCGGCGATCAAGCCAATCGAGATCGGCGGCAAGCCGGTAACCGCCTTCCGCATTTCCTATGTCGGCGAACAGGGCTGGGAACTGCATATGAAATACGAGGATGGCCTGGCTGTCTGGGACGCGCTGCGCGCCACCGGTGTCATGGCCTTCGGTGTGGAAACCTATGCAAACTCGCGCCGCATGGAAAAGAGCCTGCGCCTGCAGAATGCCGACCTTCTGACCCAGTATAATCTGATCGAGGCGGATCTTGCCCGCCCGAAGGTCAAGGAAGCCGATTTCCGCGGCAAAGCGAAACATCTGGAATACAAGGCGCGCGAACATCAGCCGGCGATGCTGTGCACGCTGGTCATGACTGAGAATGCCGACAAAACCGGCGTGAAGCGCTACCCGCTCGGCAACCTGCCGGTCATGGACCCGGAAACCGGCGATGTGCTGATCGACGATCTCGGCCGCCGCTCCTACACGACCTCGATCGCGTTTGGCCCGACCATCGGCAAGAATATCGCGCTCGCCTATCTGCCGCAGGCCTATTGCCAGGTCGGCCGCAAGCTGAACATCGAGTATTTCGCCGAAACCTACCCGGTCGAGGTGGTGGGGATCGGCTACAAGCCGCTCTACGATCCGGAAAACCTGAAGCCGAAGAGCTGA